The following are encoded in a window of Candidatus Moraniibacteriota bacterium genomic DNA:
- a CDS encoding HAMP domain-containing histidine kinase has translation MKKIFYKALEFIRENPKVLPSFFLVVAIPLVIFIHSRMIISSFEKNIDTIIQAEAVLVENIITYWIGEKIENEEELQSLIKDIVEKNERVASLSILKSSDGGQKFYVFSSDKEELIGSENSGIQNLLAWNTPEGIATLGFDENGRYWNVVKSIHTIHNEKIGLISMNFSLRESDLLIEKTLNNSFWILVATIGIVLLLMANQIRLFQYVFLAQKLREIDRMKDMFISMASHELRSPLTAIKGNIEFLKEKQEETLADKESRYFLENINISVNRLDDLVDDMLDVSRIEGNRIPIKLVLMEPKDIIESSLREMQPYATKKGLDLSLTSYEAGNIFVDSDRLKQILVNLVGNAIKYTETGSVKVSTKIKNKEYLIMVADTGFGISSEDQKKLFLKFSRIQNGKTQGIKGTGLGLWITQELAQKMNAHISLESIEGVGSHFSICFPLKRG, from the coding sequence ATGAAAAAGATCTTCTATAAAGCATTGGAGTTTATTCGAGAAAATCCGAAGGTTCTTCCATCTTTTTTTCTTGTAGTTGCGATTCCATTGGTTATTTTCATACATTCAAGGATGATAATTTCGAGTTTTGAAAAAAACATTGACACAATCATTCAAGCAGAAGCTGTTTTGGTGGAAAATATTATTACGTATTGGATAGGGGAAAAAATTGAGAATGAAGAAGAGCTTCAATCTCTTATAAAAGATATCGTTGAAAAAAACGAAAGAGTGGCATCTCTTTCAATACTAAAATCTTCAGATGGGGGTCAGAAGTTTTATGTTTTTTCTTCTGATAAAGAAGAATTGATCGGGTCTGAGAATTCGGGTATTCAAAATTTGTTGGCATGGAATACGCCCGAAGGAATAGCTACATTGGGCTTTGATGAAAATGGTCGTTACTGGAATGTGGTAAAGAGTATTCACACCATTCATAATGAGAAAATCGGATTGATTTCGATGAATTTTTCTCTTCGAGAAAGCGATCTTTTGATCGAAAAAACTTTAAATAATTCTTTTTGGATTCTTGTTGCTACTATAGGAATCGTCTTACTTCTTATGGCAAATCAGATAAGACTTTTTCAATATGTTTTTCTGGCCCAAAAACTTCGTGAAATCGATCGAATGAAAGACATGTTTATTTCTATGGCAAGTCATGAATTGCGTTCACCTCTTACTGCGATCAAAGGAAATATTGAATTTTTAAAAGAAAAACAAGAAGAAACTTTGGCAGATAAAGAAAGTCGATATTTTTTGGAGAATATTAATATCTCTGTGAATCGATTGGATGATTTGGTGGATGACATGTTGGATGTTTCACGAATTGAAGGAAATCGCATCCCTATAAAATTAGTTTTGATGGAGCCAAAAGATATTATTGAGAGTTCTTTGAGAGAAATGCAACCTTACGCAACGAAAAAAGGACTTGATTTATCTTTAACTTCTTATGAGGCTGGAAATATTTTTGTTGATTCTGATAGGCTCAAACAAATTTTGGTAAACTTGGTCGGAAATGCTATCAAATATACAGAAACGGGTAGTGTAAAAGTTTCTACGAAAATAAAAAATAAGGAATATTTGATAATGGTTGCAGATACGGGCTTCGGAATTTCCTCCGAAGATCAAAAAAAGCTTTTTCTTAAATTTTCCCGTATTCAAAATGGGAAAACGCAGGGAATAAAAGGAACGGGGCTTGGTTTGTGGATTACACAAGAACTTGCTCAAAAAATGAATGCTCATATTTCTTTAGAAAGTATAGAAGGTGTGGGATCTCATTTCTCTATTTGTTTTCCTTTGAAAAGAGGGTAA
- a CDS encoding fibronectin type III domain-containing protein, translating into MNRVKQKKQRTFFWMYAIVFSFACFGMFSGEVRAYTIKTSYTSSVQEYPASTRFGTLTWTDTFTGNNPATLGSNTTIEVRGGNILVPDGSWTAWVNISKGGSLSPIDWNRWVQYRINFDYEDPNAVPGVSDVTISTYSGMLTSSIYDTKNFTTRVKSLSWDEVLPGGGANAIFQIRTSPNNVTWSPWCGPDNGTSGTCNSSAWFGDSSGAENVETLFSGVDVSGIQRNRYIQCRLALFSDGANIPSVSRILVDYENDEMLPPSWLGTEKLYRGSVKDTGGPSRFSSLSFTAIPSGNATIKMFLRAGNVPTPDNSWSEFVEVSNGGSADSISGNRYVQYEARMTTTTPEEVPGISDVTLAYSQYPVGSYLLTSSPYNSTDTANLLSKIEWNETIPPQTNIRFQLRTAPDLTGSPDWNNGSKWCGPTDCALTTNSNDFASSFYETTPQGESTNPIHLEGNNDQWLQYATWLSNENTGATPTLSQVTLTYLVNASPMIQNVTATPNTDKTVDITYEVKDPDTTTGTNTPGFITPSFSYWDGDSWESIASNTLAPEDVQNKAVNQDSYTTHTATWTPSLSHSNLYLSGSAKIRVTIGDNEGANNTANAESNTFTLDTKIPENPSLSIDASTQDLLDTNTTSLLTLSVSEDSQRFMKVSLFPDLSDTDWEPHTLNKTIKLQSDPDTVYAQFKDQYGNETQIIATESIETPSHIMTQDTSNLYLTPPEYRVFLSFKPSEISSQEFSRYELFRKEEGGSYGTDPHDIRTVPQENFLTDSGGGVDPNTLYTYKVRTKDTLGNISFFSQEVTAKANGIQDAGEGGGGVDDSSPSIANVTVESKDTTTVTITWETDELSDSRVEYATTPNTYTKQTGVSTYADTQAQSGLHRVTLTNLTPNTPYFFRVASTDPQGNTGVNDNNGNGYEVTTNPGPSISGVAVSSASNTQATIFWNTNVPADSVLHYSENKNGSLIDPITLSGSSVLTKNHQVTLDALTQGTTYYFYVTSTDSQGNIANDNNGGNYFQFSTTLDETPPTITNLQTSLISNDKAVITANTDEEASFLLQYRKKGSLTFTQTEQGTTYDRSHYRVLDTLTPDTEYEYQVSVKDINQNESQSDIQTMKTTLDPEYNHAPLSKIHTISDPPKVLTDQKAVITFQTDQAANCILEYGTQSRNYQEVPQTEATGIYDTLHSLHLGGLIFNTTYFYKLLCEDNLGTLIESEEKSFTTKLKQVDSGSEQAESTPPSISGVKVKDITGESAVVSWETDEVGNSLVQFGSTKEMESLAGDSASSKNLQNYTTSHSVTLRGLIPSTKYYYSALSLDTAGNIGTSSQQTFQTQSPSSISSIKASSKQIGETTITWKTSTPTTSIVEYGNTENYGQTRKSEELKKDHEIIINNLLENSTYHFRVKGEDESKNLFSSSDSTFEPKSPPQIKEIKIEVLSDREAKVNFLTDTLTDSLVTYKNKNKEEDQKSEGNPSLLQTHSLTLKELTPGENYVLTVRVRDDMGNETLSDEIEFTMQKDETSPTVERVSTDSALSQNGKVQMIINWQTDEDASSSLIYKEGRAGEEKTVNVSSSPTKNHIIVLTSWKPGTLYSYKVIVKDLSGNETITKDYITLTPQTKESVVELIIKNFKEIFAWTGG; encoded by the coding sequence ATGAATAGAGTAAAACAAAAGAAACAGAGAACCTTCTTTTGGATGTATGCGATCGTTTTTTCTTTCGCTTGTTTTGGTATGTTCTCGGGTGAAGTGAGGGCGTATACTATCAAAACATCGTACACTTCTTCCGTACAAGAATACCCCGCCTCCACGCGATTTGGCACACTCACCTGGACCGATACCTTTACAGGAAATAATCCTGCAACATTGGGTTCCAATACCACTATAGAAGTTCGTGGAGGTAACATCCTCGTACCTGATGGATCATGGACTGCGTGGGTAAATATTTCCAAAGGAGGAAGTCTTTCTCCTATCGATTGGAATCGTTGGGTACAGTATCGAATAAACTTTGACTATGAAGATCCCAATGCCGTCCCCGGAGTTTCCGACGTAACGATTTCTACGTATTCGGGAATGCTTACGTCTTCTATTTATGATACAAAAAATTTTACCACGAGAGTGAAATCGCTTTCTTGGGATGAGGTACTTCCCGGTGGAGGCGCAAATGCTATTTTTCAGATTCGTACTTCACCCAACAATGTGACATGGAGTCCATGGTGCGGACCAGATAATGGCACGTCAGGAACATGTAATAGTTCCGCATGGTTTGGAGATTCTTCGGGTGCGGAGAATGTAGAAACATTGTTTAGTGGAGTGGATGTATCGGGAATTCAACGAAATCGATATATTCAGTGTCGTTTGGCTCTTTTTTCCGATGGAGCGAATATCCCGAGCGTTTCTCGTATCTTGGTAGATTATGAAAATGATGAGATGCTTCCTCCTTCTTGGTTAGGAACAGAGAAACTCTATAGGGGATCTGTCAAAGACACCGGAGGACCTTCTCGTTTTTCCTCTCTTTCTTTTACGGCGATTCCTTCAGGAAATGCTACGATAAAAATGTTTCTTCGAGCAGGAAACGTACCAACTCCTGATAATTCATGGAGTGAATTTGTAGAAGTCTCTAATGGAGGATCAGCAGATTCTATCTCGGGCAATCGCTATGTTCAATACGAAGCGAGAATGACAACAACCACTCCTGAAGAAGTTCCCGGAATCTCTGACGTTACTCTCGCTTACTCCCAATACCCCGTAGGCTCCTATCTTCTCACCTCTTCCCCCTACAACTCCACCGATACTGCGAACCTCCTCTCTAAAATAGAATGGAATGAAACCATTCCTCCTCAAACAAATATACGTTTCCAACTCCGAACCGCACCAGATCTAACAGGATCTCCTGATTGGAACAATGGTTCCAAATGGTGTGGACCTACAGATTGCGCCCTCACAACAAATAGCAATGACTTTGCTTCGAGTTTTTACGAAACAACACCACAAGGAGAATCTACCAATCCCATACATCTAGAAGGAAACAATGATCAATGGTTACAGTATGCTACCTGGCTTTCTAATGAAAACACCGGAGCCACTCCAACACTTTCTCAAGTAACGCTTACCTATCTGGTAAACGCTTCTCCTATGATTCAAAATGTAACTGCTACTCCCAATACAGATAAAACAGTAGATATCACCTACGAAGTCAAAGATCCTGATACAACTACAGGAACCAATACTCCAGGATTTATTACTCCGAGCTTTTCCTATTGGGATGGAGATTCATGGGAAAGCATTGCTTCTAATACTCTAGCTCCCGAAGATGTACAAAACAAAGCAGTGAATCAAGATTCGTACACAACACACACAGCTACCTGGACTCCTTCACTTTCTCACTCAAATCTCTATCTTTCTGGATCAGCCAAGATTCGTGTCACTATAGGGGACAATGAAGGAGCAAATAATACAGCAAATGCAGAATCCAATACCTTTACATTGGATACAAAGATTCCAGAGAACCCTTCTCTTTCTATAGACGCATCCACTCAAGATCTTCTTGATACCAACACCACATCACTCCTTACTCTTTCTGTATCTGAAGACTCTCAACGATTCATGAAAGTTTCTCTTTTTCCTGATCTCTCTGATACTGATTGGGAACCCCATACTCTTAACAAAACTATCAAACTCCAAAGTGATCCTGATACCGTCTACGCACAATTCAAAGATCAATACGGAAATGAAACACAAATCATTGCTACTGAGAGTATAGAGACTCCTTCTCATATCATGACACAAGATACTTCTAATCTTTATCTTACTCCTCCTGAATATCGAGTCTTTCTTAGTTTCAAACCATCAGAAATCTCTTCTCAAGAATTCTCTCGTTATGAACTCTTCAGAAAAGAAGAAGGGGGTTCTTATGGTACTGACCCTCATGATATACGAACAGTTCCTCAAGAAAACTTTCTTACTGATTCAGGAGGAGGTGTTGATCCTAATACTCTCTATACGTATAAAGTACGAACCAAAGATACACTCGGAAATATTTCTTTCTTTTCTCAAGAAGTAACTGCCAAAGCAAATGGCATCCAAGATGCAGGAGAGGGTGGTGGTGGAGTTGATGATAGTTCTCCTTCTATTGCCAACGTAACCGTAGAATCTAAAGACACCACAACCGTAACTATCACATGGGAAACAGATGAACTCTCTGACTCTCGTGTAGAATATGCAACCACTCCCAACACCTATACCAAACAAACAGGAGTCTCTACCTATGCTGACACCCAAGCACAATCAGGACTTCATAGAGTCACTCTTACCAACCTCACACCAAACACTCCCTACTTCTTTAGAGTTGCCTCTACTGATCCTCAAGGCAATACCGGAGTCAATGACAATAATGGCAATGGATATGAAGTCACAACGAATCCTGGACCTTCTATCAGTGGTGTAGCGGTATCAAGTGCTTCTAACACACAAGCAACCATATTCTGGAATACGAATGTCCCTGCAGACTCTGTACTCCATTACAGTGAAAACAAGAATGGATCTCTTATCGATCCTATCACTCTCTCCGGATCAAGTGTTCTTACAAAAAATCATCAAGTAACCTTAGATGCTCTTACTCAAGGAACCACCTACTATTTCTACGTTACCTCCACCGACTCACAAGGAAACATTGCCAATGACAATAATGGAGGAAACTATTTTCAATTCTCTACAACACTCGACGAAACACCTCCTACCATAACGAATCTTCAAACATCTCTTATCTCAAATGACAAAGCAGTTATTACAGCAAACACAGATGAAGAAGCATCCTTCCTCCTTCAGTACAGAAAAAAAGGAAGCCTTACCTTCACACAAACAGAACAAGGAACAACATACGATAGATCTCACTACAGGGTACTCGATACTCTTACTCCTGATACAGAGTATGAATATCAAGTGAGTGTTAAAGATATCAATCAAAACGAATCACAGAGTGATATACAAACAATGAAAACAACCTTAGATCCAGAATACAATCATGCACCTCTTTCAAAGATTCATACTATCAGTGATCCTCCTAAAGTACTCACTGATCAAAAAGCAGTCATAACCTTCCAGACGGATCAAGCAGCAAACTGCATCCTTGAATATGGAACCCAATCAAGAAACTACCAAGAAGTTCCTCAAACAGAAGCGACAGGAATCTATGACACACTCCATTCCCTGCATCTTGGAGGACTCATCTTTAACACAACCTACTTCTACAAACTTCTTTGTGAAGATAATCTTGGAACCCTCATAGAGAGTGAAGAAAAAAGCTTCACAACAAAACTCAAACAAGTAGACAGTGGAAGTGAACAAGCAGAATCTACTCCTCCCTCTATCTCAGGAGTCAAAGTCAAAGACATTACAGGAGAGAGTGCAGTCGTCAGTTGGGAGACGGATGAAGTGGGGAATAGTTTGGTTCAGTTTGGGAGTACGAAGGAGATGGAGAGTTTAGCAGGAGATAGTGCTAGCAGTAAAAATCTCCAAAACTACACCACCTCCCACTCCGTAACTCTGCGAGGTCTCATCCCATCTACCAAATACTACTACTCCGCCCTCTCTCTCGACACCGCCGGAAACATAGGCACCTCCTCCCAACAAACCTTCCAAACGCAATCTCCTTCTTCCATCTCTTCCATTAAAGCTTCTTCCAAACAAATAGGGGAAACAACTATCACATGGAAAACTTCCACTCCCACTACCTCTATTGTTGAATATGGAAACACAGAAAACTATGGACAAACAAGAAAAAGTGAAGAACTCAAAAAAGATCATGAAATTATCATAAACAATCTTTTAGAAAACTCTACCTACCACTTCCGAGTAAAAGGAGAAGATGAATCAAAAAATCTCTTCTCTTCTTCCGACTCTACCTTTGAACCAAAGTCTCCACCACAAATCAAAGAAATCAAGATAGAAGTTCTTTCAGACAGAGAAGCAAAAGTAAACTTCCTTACTGATACTCTTACCGACTCTCTTGTAACCTACAAAAACAAAAACAAAGAAGAAGATCAAAAGAGTGAAGGAAATCCCTCCCTCCTCCAAACTCACTCCCTCACCCTCAAAGAACTCACTCCTGGAGAAAACTACGTTCTTACTGTACGAGTCAGAGATGATATGGGAAATGAAACTCTCTCTGATGAGATAGAATTCACTATGCAAAAAGATGAAACTTCTCCTACAGTAGAAAGAGTCTCTACCGACTCCGCTCTTTCACAAAACGGAAAAGTACAAATGATTATTAACTGGCAAACAGATGAAGATGCTTCTTCCTCCCTCATCTACAAAGAAGGAAGAGCAGGAGAAGAAAAAACAGTGAATGTAAGTTCTTCCCCAACAAAGAATCACATCATTGTACTCACCTCTTGGAAACCAGGAACTCTCTACTCTTACAAAGTCATAGTAAAAGATCTGAGTGGGAATGAAACCATAACCAAAGACTACATCACCCTTACACCACAAACAAAAGAATCTGTTGTAGAACTCATCATAAAGAACTTCAAAGAAATCTTTGCTTGGACGGGAGGGTAG
- a CDS encoding sigma-70 family RNA polymerase sigma factor — protein MFDSQLCIGINDEDLVSRSLLNRDFFGCLVKRYEAPLLRYIHRITNVSSEEAHDLLQESFIKAYSNLNGFDVTLSFSSWMYRIVYHQVISAYRKKSIRPEGHLLDIDDEILGRIKTEENILKDIERKDISRLVQEAIESLDEKYREVIVLYYLEEKNYQEISDILEKPPGTIATLLNRAKKKLRELLYKKY, from the coding sequence ATGTTTGATTCTCAGCTCTGTATAGGGATAAATGATGAGGATTTAGTTTCTCGTTCTCTTTTAAATCGAGATTTTTTCGGTTGTCTTGTGAAGCGATATGAGGCCCCACTTCTTCGGTATATTCATCGTATTACGAATGTTTCTTCTGAAGAGGCTCATGATCTTTTGCAAGAAAGTTTCATTAAGGCTTATAGCAATCTTAATGGTTTTGATGTAACACTCTCTTTTTCTTCATGGATGTATCGAATTGTTTATCATCAGGTTATAAGTGCTTATAGAAAAAAATCAATTCGTCCTGAGGGGCATCTTTTGGATATTGATGATGAAATTCTTGGGAGGATAAAAACGGAAGAAAATATTCTGAAAGATATAGAAAGAAAGGATATTTCTCGACTTGTACAAGAGGCTATTGAAAGTTTGGATGAAAAATATCGAGAAGTAATAGTTCTTTATTATTTAGAAGAAAAAAATTATCAAGAAATTTCAGATATTCTTGAAAAGCCACCAGGAACTATTGCGACATTGTTGAATCGAGCGAAAAAAAAGCTTCGAGAGCTTTTATATAAGAAATATTGA
- a CDS encoding DUF84 family protein has translation MKIAIGTLRKPKIDGVKKAVETCPYFDSFRDSIQYVSMETPSDISHMPISIEQIMLGANNRARNLLQSVPGADYFVGIEGGTERFGEKSYVFGCVFILNNKGEGHYGFSPMVEVPSIIDDMIYKEGKELGPIMKELSGGKDVRSENGSMGMWTDNMLVRRDEFVLAFYSAIAPFFNEYYLKK, from the coding sequence ATGAAAATAGCTATAGGAACACTTCGAAAACCGAAAATTGATGGAGTAAAAAAAGCCGTAGAAACATGTCCTTATTTTGATTCTTTTAGAGATTCTATACAGTATGTTTCAATGGAAACACCCTCTGATATTTCTCACATGCCTATCTCAATAGAACAGATTATGTTGGGAGCAAATAATCGAGCTAGGAATCTTTTGCAGTCCGTTCCAGGCGCTGATTATTTTGTGGGTATTGAAGGTGGAACGGAGAGATTTGGAGAAAAATCGTATGTATTTGGATGTGTTTTTATTCTTAATAATAAAGGAGAGGGTCATTATGGTTTTTCTCCTATGGTGGAAGTACCTTCGATTATCGATGATATGATTTATAAAGAGGGAAAAGAGTTAGGACCTATTATGAAGGAGCTTTCTGGAGGAAAAGATGTTCGATCAGAAAATGGGAGTATGGGAATGTGGACAGATAATATGCTTGTGAGACGTGATGAATTCGTGCTCGCTTTTTATTCTGCAATTGCACCTTTTTTTAATGAATATTATTTAAAAAAATGA
- a CDS encoding DUF4395 domain-containing protein yields the protein MAYGKIIPGLILEGEPAPYGVINERAVRAGAGLMFAIGFFTLMTMYFERNLLLAFWVILVFWIDFILKVFIGPEISLFGRIGKLLVKNQRPEYVGAIQKRFAWSIGLVMSSAVLGFISYQLFFATQCTQTVVGSGSNCIIPMILCGICLIFMWLESAVGFCVGCVIYQWLVKRGVIKQKEFSPVCPGGVCSVEK from the coding sequence ATGGCATACGGAAAAATAATACCCGGACTTATTTTAGAAGGAGAGCCTGCTCCTTACGGAGTGATTAATGAGCGTGCTGTCAGAGCAGGGGCAGGACTTATGTTCGCTATTGGATTTTTTACTCTCATGACCATGTATTTTGAAAGGAACCTCCTCTTAGCTTTCTGGGTTATTTTGGTTTTTTGGATTGACTTTATTTTGAAAGTTTTTATTGGTCCAGAAATATCTCTTTTTGGAAGAATTGGAAAATTACTGGTGAAAAATCAAAGACCAGAATATGTGGGTGCAATTCAAAAACGGTTTGCATGGAGTATTGGTCTTGTAATGTCGAGTGCAGTACTGGGTTTTATCAGTTACCAATTATTTTTTGCAACTCAATGTACGCAGACTGTTGTGGGATCTGGTTCAAATTGTATTATTCCCATGATTTTATGTGGAATTTGTTTGATATTTATGTGGCTTGAATCGGCTGTTGGTTTTTGTGTGGGATGTGTTATTTATCAATGGTTGGTAAAAAGGGGTGTTATAAAACAGAAAGAATTTTCACCAGTCTGTCCTGGCGGTGTCTGTAGTGTGGAAAAATAA
- a CDS encoding trypsin-like peptidase domain-containing protein → MDEEIKQQQVFNKGSFLFSIVLSILSGILGGVFVLLLANPIVTKESLEKSPLENNKEMESSKTTVIAEDDAIIQVVEKVSPSVVSIVVTKDLSQMQRYFSSPFDMFFGGDPYAQKNEEGPSEMQQIGGGTGFFVSSEGMVVTNAHVVEDTSATYTVVTQSGDKYEAKILATDPTRDVAVIKVEGTNFPVAELGDSEALRLGQTVVAIGYSLGEFANSVSKGIISGTQRSIFAGSSRGQSEQLSNVIQTDAAINPGNSGGPLLNIQGKVIGVNVAMAQGAENIGFALPINSVRKVIDQVRETGKIVTPFLGIRYLIINEEIAKKNNLEYNYGALIMRGEQRSDLAVMPASPADRAGLKEGDVILEIAGEKITEEKPLNFLISEHSIGEEVAFKVWSDGEIKDMTILLEARKEDTKEKK, encoded by the coding sequence ATGGATGAAGAAATTAAACAACAACAAGTATTTAATAAAGGATCTTTTCTTTTTTCTATTGTTCTTTCGATTCTTTCTGGTATATTGGGCGGTGTTTTCGTTTTACTTTTGGCAAATCCTATAGTAACAAAAGAATCTTTAGAGAAATCTCCTTTGGAGAATAATAAAGAAATGGAATCATCTAAAACTACGGTTATCGCTGAAGATGATGCTATTATTCAAGTAGTTGAAAAAGTTTCTCCTAGTGTTGTGAGTATTGTAGTTACGAAAGATCTCTCCCAAATGCAAAGATATTTCAGTAGTCCTTTTGATATGTTTTTTGGAGGAGATCCTTATGCACAAAAAAATGAAGAAGGTCCTTCCGAAATGCAACAAATAGGAGGCGGTACAGGATTTTTTGTCTCTTCTGAAGGTATGGTGGTAACCAATGCTCATGTAGTTGAAGATACATCAGCAACATACACCGTAGTGACACAATCAGGCGATAAATACGAAGCCAAAATATTGGCTACGGATCCTACTCGAGATGTAGCAGTTATTAAAGTAGAAGGAACAAATTTTCCTGTAGCGGAATTGGGAGATAGTGAAGCTCTTCGTTTAGGTCAAACTGTTGTTGCTATTGGATATTCTCTTGGGGAATTCGCTAATTCAGTAAGTAAAGGTATTATTTCGGGAACACAAAGAAGTATTTTCGCTGGGTCTTCTCGCGGACAATCAGAACAGCTTAGCAATGTTATTCAGACCGATGCCGCAATCAATCCAGGAAATTCCGGAGGACCTCTTTTGAATATTCAGGGGAAAGTTATAGGTGTTAATGTCGCTATGGCACAAGGCGCTGAGAATATAGGATTTGCCCTTCCTATTAATTCTGTGCGAAAAGTTATAGATCAAGTTCGTGAAACCGGAAAAATTGTAACACCATTTCTGGGTATTCGTTATCTCATTATCAATGAAGAAATTGCCAAAAAAAATAATCTTGAATATAACTATGGAGCGCTTATTATGAGAGGGGAACAACGGTCTGATTTGGCTGTAATGCCTGCTTCTCCTGCTGATCGCGCAGGTCTTAAAGAAGGGGATGTTATTTTGGAAATTGCGGGTGAGAAAATTACTGAAGAAAAACCTCTAAATTTTCTTATTTCAGAACATAGCATTGGAGAAGAAGTAGCTTTTAAAGTTTGGAGCGATGGAGAGATAAAAGATATGACCATTCTCCTTGAAGCTCGAAAAGAAGATACAAAAGAGAAAAAATAA
- a CDS encoding SDR family oxidoreductase has protein sequence MLVENKVALITGAGQGIGRGIALTLAKEGAHIIVSDINFENAQKVAEEARGFGSEVEVVGCDVSNKESVSEMFRKVDEKFGRLDILVNNAGIFPFSPLIDMEESQWDKVMEVNVKSLYYCTREALKRLPEGGRIITVSSIASIIGFEGLTHYCASKGAVNGFTHALSLELAPKGITVNAVAPGAISTPGADSGVDEETTNQFLKTIPMGRKGQPEDIANAVTFLASDRASYITGQVIVVDGGWTIR, from the coding sequence ATGTTAGTAGAAAATAAAGTAGCTCTTATCACAGGAGCGGGGCAGGGTATTGGTCGGGGTATTGCATTGACTCTTGCAAAAGAAGGTGCGCATATTATCGTGTCCGATATCAATTTTGAAAATGCCCAAAAAGTAGCTGAGGAAGCGAGAGGCTTCGGTTCAGAAGTTGAAGTTGTGGGATGTGATGTTTCCAACAAAGAAAGTGTTTCGGAAATGTTTCGAAAAGTCGATGAAAAATTTGGACGACTTGATATTCTCGTAAATAATGCTGGTATTTTCCCTTTTTCTCCTTTAATAGATATGGAAGAATCACAATGGGATAAAGTAATGGAAGTGAATGTAAAGAGTTTGTATTATTGTACACGAGAAGCTTTGAAAAGACTTCCTGAAGGAGGACGAATTATAACTGTATCTTCCATAGCTTCCATAATTGGATTTGAAGGACTTACTCATTATTGTGCTTCTAAGGGTGCTGTAAACGGATTTACACATGCATTGTCATTAGAATTAGCACCTAAAGGAATTACGGTTAACGCTGTTGCTCCAGGAGCTATCAGTACCCCAGGTGCAGATTCTGGCGTTGATGAAGAAACAACAAATCAATTCTTGAAAACAATTCCTATGGGAAGAAAAGGACAGCCTGAAGACATTGCGAATGCAGTAACATTTCTTGCTTCTGATCGCGCATCCTATATTACAGGACAAGTTATTGTTGTTGATGGTGGTTGGACAATTCGATAG
- a CDS encoding DUF167 domain-containing protein translates to MKIFVKVKAGARTDFVERKDETHFFVLVKAQPEHGKANVRVEKLLAKFLDISRSRISLRSGIASKQKVFDIDMK, encoded by the coding sequence ATGAAAATTTTTGTAAAGGTTAAAGCAGGTGCAAGAACGGATTTTGTAGAAAGAAAAGATGAAACACATTTTTTTGTTTTGGTTAAAGCGCAGCCAGAACATGGAAAGGCAAATGTTCGTGTAGAGAAACTACTAGCAAAGTTTTTAGATATTTCCCGATCTCGCATTTCTCTTCGTTCGGGAATAGCGAGTAAGCAAAAGGTGTTTGATATTGATATGAAATAA